ATTTAGTCACAAATATGTGCTGCATCTCAATCTCTATTCCTGGATACCCCATTATCAAGCTCTGCTTGGTAGTCTCTAATCACTTTATCTTCACATGTGCTGCCGAAAAGCATTCTGTGCCCTTTCAGGCTTCCAACATAGCACCACCTCAAACTCTTCTTCATCCATTGATTGGCTCAGCAAGGCTGGAGATTCATTCGTAGTGCTTTCTTTTGCTGGAAACAAGCCTTAACTAATAGGATTGGTGTCACTTTGGTTTAATTTCTTCTGGGCATTTACTGTGAGCAATGGAGCCTTTTTCACGCTCAATGCAAAAAGTGTGTCACTTATTGGAAGGGGTATTCTTTTTAGTCATGGATGGATTCATTTACTGTCAATCCACTTTTGAAATGCATCCGTTTGATTTGGTCACCAGCAtcatgttttcttttcttttgatgTCTGATGGGGTTCATCACTGTTATTTTACTTCTGTAATCCAAAGTGTTTATGGGTTGGATGTCCAATTTTTGTAGAGCTAGTATGATGCTTCCTTTCCATGATAAGTTTCAGTACCTGTAATCCAGCTCCAGTGTTTCTTCATCATTTTGTAGCTATAGAAAGTGGTGAACCTCCTGGATATTCTCTCAACAAATAGTATAAGCAGACTTACAGCTGTAATTTGTCCGCCAGAGGTCTTGCAGAGAGATTTCTTGCTGTATTTACCTTATTACCTACAATTCACTTCACCTTAACCATTTATCGGTTGGATTACTTACCCATTAGCTCTGGTAGACCTGCTACcctccaatcttccattgagcttgtTCTCTCAGATAACTCCATAATATTTACTTAGATCAGCCACTTTGCTTAAATATCCGACTATGTATTTGTTTCCACGTGAGATGGTATGCTTATTAAGCTTTGAAAATTTATCAGTGTTTAGATGTTAAACTAGGAAAGGATTAAGCCACTAATTTATCATAGGATTGCCAAATGCCAAGCAATATTAGTTGTCTTGATTTTTTCCCCCTTGAATACGCAGGAGAGCTGTGTGTAGTTGTTGTCTTGATAAATGAACAGTTCCAGTGGTGCCACAGGGTACATAATCTATTCCTAAAAAGTTAGTTCATAATCCCATGAAATTTATCTGCTTAGCCATCAGATCTACTCAGCTTAGTTTCATGTATTACCTGCCTCACATTTTGCTTGCAGGTATAGTTTTGCGTTTCATTGAAATTAGTGCTTGCTGGTATAGTTTTGTGTTTCATTGAAGCTAAACTTAGGTTAAGTCTGGATGTGCTATGTTGCTAGTTTGGTTGGAGTCACTATAACTGTCACCATGATATCTTCAACAGCTTGCCATTCTGGACAGCAATACCTTTTTGTGATACTTTCGACAACCAATGTGGTGCTCATGCTTATGATCCCAACGCTTTCTTGTAGTCATCTATGTTTTGCATTGGAATCATGTTTTTGGCTGAACATAGCTGTTTTAATCTTGGTACCAGGTTTTGCTGCGATGGGGTTATTCAGGGGCAGCTTCACTCTCTTGGTGGGAATGGGATGTGGTGTCTATATAGCTCAGAACTACAACGTTCCGAACGTCAAGAAGCtattcaacacatatgttttTCTGGCAAAGCACATCGAGGAAACCTACCGTAAGCCGAAGAAGAAAGACGATGATTGATCCTTTCACATTTGGTATCTCTGTTATGCCCTGGAGCATGTGGAAATGTGCATTTTTGAAATTGTGAAGGCAATTTTGGTTATGGACAAGTTTTTTAACTCCAGTGGAAAATGTTAGCTGTGAAATTTCCAGTTGCTGTAATAGTTTTTGGTCGTATTGGACCATGGGCTTCTAGAGCCTCCCCTTTTTGCTCGTGTTCCTGTGCCTGGGAAATGCACTGGACTTTGTTGTTGAAGTGCGGCGATGGATAATCTAGCATCATCAGTGTGTTTTTCATGTTAACATAAGGATGGGGTGATATGTTTATTTGAACCTAGATTTGCCGAAATATATATATTGACACAGGTTCTTCTGAACGCATGCCATTTCATGTGCTCGTTTGTGCTATTCACTTTGTTGCTTATCTGTTGTGACCAAACTTTTAGAAAATGCATTAATATCTACAAGCTTAAATTGATGCGCTATCAAGATGTATTTCAAGGAAATTTTAATAAAACTATATGATGATGTATGTGTCGGTACATTTTTCTCTACTTTGCTAAAATTAGAAAAGTTTGACTTACAATTATAACGGGGTGAACATTAATTTTTCTAAACCCATATTCTCGAAGCTCTTATAAGCAAATGAGAAAAAATCGGTGGCTACAAAATGAAGTGTTGGAGCGCTCTACTCTAAGACACTTTGAGGACATTCTACATTCATCTTATTAATACCTTTTTTTGCGAAAAAGTATTGATTACATAGGGGAGCACACATCAAAGAGGCAAAGAGCTTCCTTCAATTATGCACATTCCTAAAAAGACCCTTCAATTTTACACATAAACAAAGAACACTTGCAAGCTATTTTTTATTTTGCACATAAACCCGTTAATTGAAGCTAACAGAGGCTAAAGATGGGCCTTTTGGATGCCGCATAGACTCTCGGTTAGACCTAACTCATCCACCTATCCTGTTGTTTCGCTGTCTGAATCTCCCATTAAGGCACACTGACCTGATGCAAATAGTGCCCTAGAGGCAGGTTGAGCAGGACAGGAACAACTATTTTGGCCCTCCCATGACCTGATGCAAATAGTGTCCTAGAGGCAGGTTGAGCAGGAACAACTATTTTGGCCGTATGGACTGGGCACAGAAATCAAGACCTGGTTTTAATTAGTTTTCTTGTTAGGGCATGTACAATAGGTATCTTAAGTTGTGTCTTAGAGTGTGTTTAAGGGGGTGAATGTAAAAAAACTCAAGACATGTATCTTGACGAAAACACAGTGTCTTAGCTTTATGTTCGAGACAGGAAACTAGTTGATTGGTCACTTCAATTTATTAAATGCTCTGATTGGTACAATGAATATGGTAAGACAAATGTTTTAGACATGACCACTGTATTATGTTATGTTTTAGTTGTGCTTTATACTTGGAGTAACGTGCAACAGTGTCTAGGCTGTACATGCccttacatctcttaattagtgcATCCAGTTAAGAAATCGATTTCGTGTTTGTGTTTCTGATGTTTTTATGAAAAAAATTGGATCTCACTTACTATATGCCAACCAACCAATCAAAATCTGTACGGGACCTGGCAGAACAGAGAAATGAAACTAATCAAACAAATCTGGTCCATTGCATACATTACCAACTCAGCCTGGCTCTAAATCTCATGTAGACTCATATCAAAAAGCCCCTTCAACTTTGCACATGAACAAAGACTCCTGACCAGTGGGTGAACATGGGCACATATTTGGTTGCAGATTATAGTTTGCCATAGATAAGATTAGGCGTTTGCCAATCGTTCATGCTTGTGGTTTGCTACATTCTATGGTAAAATTGGATTATTCCGTTTATCATTAAGGTATGGCAGAATTTACGTGGCTATTGTTTTGATAAAAAAGTGATTTCCGTTATATTAAATTAATATAAAAAATCATAGCTCAAATTCAAATTGCGTTGATCTCTATTAAAATGTAAATTGAAAACAAAAGCTTAGCATGGATAAGCCCCACTAGTTAAAAAAAGATAAGTCCAGTGCTTGCCGCTCCCCCAAGCTCCCCCAAACGTAATCTGATGTAGTGATGGCAATGGGTATTATAGAATTTGTTATCCACGGATACGTGTATAGACATAATAAAATATCCATAGGTAAATTTTTCGTGGGTATCCGTATTCATACCCGTTCCTCGACGAGTATCAGATATGTGGGTATACATAACCATTATCCATGGGTAAATTATATTATTGCTAAAATGTTGTGCATTATCGTTGCACAAATATTATTTTATTATGTTGTTTGCATTATTTATTCAATAAACTGATGTTGCTGGAATACTAAAATTGTTGAATTGTGATAAATTTGTTGTTTGGTGATAAATGCTGAAATTGTAGTGGACAGACAGGTAACAGGTACCCGCCGGATAGCGGATATGAGTATGGGTACAGATTCATACTCATGAACGTATATCCAGCCAGCGCTTTAACTAGTTCTACTCTCCCAGCCAGCTATCCTTCTTCAAACTAGAGAGAGAGCTATCCATATTCCTATTCCTGTGACCTATCCTTATATCTCGAGCACTACTTCTATCACCGATTTCTTACTTCTCTCCCAACTTTGCCTAACAACCCGAATCTCTTTCCTGTAGCTAGTCGCTGATAGTCAGTCTATCTCCTTTCCTTgtccctgtttgtttcggcttttcgcaTTCGCAGCTTTTGGCCACCAAAagttgctgcggactgccaaacactcagcttttcagccagcttctataaaattcgttttggtaaaaaccattcaaaatcaacataaacatataatcgattgagtcgtcgcaatagtagtaatccgtcactttatagatcctgagccccatggacaactttatcttactccgtacgtaatcctaatgatactcagattctctacacagccagattctccccacagctagattttcggaaaagctggtcagaaaaaagctgaaccaaacaccccctaaactcTCTAAGCTTTAGGTAGTTCGCCGTGTGATGGTATATGGATACAAATATGAGTTGCGTTTTGTTTCGTGGATATGGATTCGCGAACCATGTACCCACCCGATTGCCATCCCTGATCAAACGTAACTAGTGCTCCCGTCGTCGCGCTCCTGGCTGTCGTCTGCCGTGCTCGCCCTCCCACGATGAAGCTAAGACAACGCGACGACAACGGTCACGCGTGAGCTAGGGATGTCCAGCAGCTGTCGAAGCTGGGTGCAAATGTGACTGCCACCTTACCTCTTGGACAGCCAGGAGAACAAACGAGTGAACGTTCTCTGATGGCCCAGGCGGCAAGGAAAGCCGCCGCCGCCACAGACTTCTATGTTTCCGGAGGCCCGTGGGGCTAAAAAAAAGCATTGCCTGCGACATATCGACAGCGTGTGCGCGATTGTGTGTGTCCCGTCTCCCTGGGTCAAAGCCCGTGGCTTACAAAGCGTGCGCAGGTGTTCGGCAGAACGCTTACACAAAGCTTGCCCCGACGTGGGCATCGATCATCTCCGGTTGAGTGCGTGAAGGCGCGTGCAGAACGCCTTCGTGCTTGCAGGCGTCCTCCGGTGTTGCGTAGGACTCGACGACGTCGAGCCTAGCATGCGCACATCCGTAGGTGGATTCTGCGTAGCGGCGTGTGTGTCCGGACATGGTGCTCTGCAATGTTGGCCTCGACATGTACTTCAAGTACTGCAACGGCCATGGGCGCGTGACGACGCTAGGAGGATGTACATGTCGGCAATAGAAAAAGTGTTGTAGTAATAGCTGTTGGAACCTATAACTTGCCATTACCCTCGGGATTAGTTTTAGAGTTGAATAATTGGTACTGCAGTCCTTCCTTAAGTGAGAATGTTATCTCTTCGTCATGTCTAGGAGAACTAGATGGTCATGAGATTGTAATAAAGAACAAATGTTGTCCTATTTATTATAATTGTATTTTCTATACTCTTTTTTATATTGGTGAATGGATTATATGTTCTTGATTCTAAGGATAAAACTATATGTAACCTTAATACTAAAAGAGTTTGACCGAATGATTTAATTCCTACCTTTTAGATGGCATTGTCCCTTAGGTCATATAAATGAGAAACATATTAAGAGACACAAAAATGATGGTTTACTTacctcgtttgattttgaatcacttGACATGGGCGAGTCTTGTTCGCTTTGGGAAGATGACCAAAGCAACCTTCGCTGGCCATAGTGATAGGGCAAAATGACATGTTGAAACTTGTACACACTAATGTATGTGGACCAATAATCTCAATACCAGAGGTGGATTTCAGTACTTCGTTACTTTTACTGATGACTTTAGTAGATATGGATATATCTACCTAATGAGGCACAAGTCTGAATTGTTTGAAAAGTTCAAAGAATTTCTAAATGATGTACAAAATCAACTTCGTGTGACACTTAAATTTCTGCAATCAAATCGTGGAGGTGGATATTTGAGCTAAGAATTCAATGACCATCTTAAACAATGTGAAATTTTTCTGTAGTTGACTCTGCTTGGGATGCCTGAATGGAATGGGATATCTGAATAGAGGAACCAAACATTGTTAGTCATGGTTAGGTCGATGATGAGTCAATCTGATCTTCCACTATATTTTTGAGGTTATGCTCTTGACACAATTGTGCTTACACTAAATAGGAATCCAACTAAGTATATTGAAAAGACTCCATATGAGGTGTGGACTAGAAAACGTACTGGTTTGTCTTTCCTCAAAGTTTGGGGATGTGAGACTTATATCAAAAGTTTGATGTCAgacaaactcactccaaaatcaaaCAAATACTTTTATATGGAATCTAGGGGAAACCAAACGATGTCATTTTTACAATAAAatcgagggcaaagtgtttgtcgctcgTAATGGTGTCTTCTTAGAGAGAGAGTTTCTCTCTAAAGGAGTTAGTGGGAGCAAAGTGCGACTTGATGTGTCGCTTGCCTCGATGGACTTCATCTCCTATTTCATTGCTTTACGCCAACACTCCTCTCATTCAGCCTCTGCAAAGGAGACTGGTTTGTCGGTAGTGGTGAACAACAGTTCCTTGTCGAGCACTCTAGGCACAACTCCTAGCGGCGGGCTGGCCCGAGAACATCGTCGATCGCACGGAACCATAGAGGTGCATCATCATTGTGGTCAGCATAGAGCTCCCCATCAAAATTGGTAGGAGGCGACACACAAACTGGACCAACAGGACAAGCGACGTAGTAGGGTGTAGAGGAGATGGTAAAACATGAGGTGGTGAAGGAGTTGGTGTTGGCGATGTCGTACACAGGGGAGCCAAAGCAGAATGTGGTTCTAGGATACCTTCAGGATGACCTATGGAGACTTGAGTTCGTACTTCACTGTGAACGGGATGTTATCCTCCCCCATCATTTGTGGGTAGCTCATCCCAGGTCTAGCACACACCCTTGTCGAACACGACATAGTCACACAACACATATGACATGATAGGTTCACAAGTTTTAACACCTATTCTCAACATAGGAGCATCTAACCACATGTCATGCGTCCAATCCCTCTTCTCCGAGCTCAACAAGGGGATCAGTGGGACTGTCCGCTTCGCCGATGGCTCCACCATGATGCAAGAATGTAGAGCAATGCACGTTGACTAAGGTCTACTACACCCCTTGCCTAATGACTAACATCAATAGTACCGTTGGCCAGATGGATGAGAGCAGATGCGGCATTGACATCAACCATGGCGTCCTTCACATCTTCTATTAgagaaaagacgaagctgctagTGTGATTGACATGCACGGCGGGGCGCCTGTAGCAACACCAAGTGACCATAGGTAGACCAGCCTGCTTTGCATTGCACAACTCTTAGAGTACTTGGCTATGGTATGGACGGTTTGGGCACCTCAACTTCAACAACCTATGCAAGCTGGCTTGGGAGGAGTTAAAAAAGAAAACATTGGTGACCATAGTGGTGCTGTGAGGAGAGTCGCGTCCTCCTCCTCGCCTTCTTCTACGTCCTCACGGATGGTCCGCCACCTCCACACAAATGGTCCCCGTGCTTGCAGAGAAGAACAGAGCTCTCTGCGTAGAGTCACAAATGGTTCGATGACCTACCACGGACGTCCGCGCCTTGTAGAGAGTTCCTCGTTCCCCGTAAAAGAGATGTAGGGATTGTTAGTTTGTGGCCTAAAAAGGTGCCAAGACCCTCAATCTTGCTTCTTGTTCATATCATCGTTGTTATTGCAGTAGCAACATGGTAGATTACTTCTTCTCGTTTAATCTTGCAGTAGCAATAGAACAACATTAACATGCCACTTATTTTTATTGACGTGGACAACTTAAAAAATAGCAATCAATAAATAATCATTAGAGCATTGACATTTTTTACTCCTTAATGTGTTTTAATAACATTCTAAATCTATAGTTTATGGAGCTATATTTATATAACTATTGGAGATGCCTTAACCATTTATGTATTTTATGAAAAGATGGTTGAAATGTTTTTTTTACTTAGGCACTAGCTAGGAAAATTGTTGAGTGGTTTAtaaatttgtcggggaccataattaggggtacccccaaggctcctaatctcagctggtaacccccatcaacacaaagctgcaaaggcctgatgggcgcgattaaggtcaaggctcagtccacttgagggacacgatctcgcctcgcccgagcccagcctcgggcgaaggcagccgacccagtaggatttacatctcgcccgagggtcccctcaaacaacggacgcaccttcggcacgcccgaggcccaggcttcgcggagaagcaaccttgaccagatcgccacgccaaccgacggtatcgcaggcgcatttaatgcaaggatcgattgacaccttatcctaacgtgcgctcctcagtcgacagggccgaagtgaccgcagtcacttcgccgctccactgaccgacctgacaggaaaacagcgctgcctgccctgctccgactgctgtgccactcgacagagtgaggctgacagcagctaagtccagcctcgtgcgccataggaagctccgcctcgcccaacccagagctcgggctcaacctcgacgccggacgacggactccgcctcgcccgaccccagggctcagactcaacctcgacctcggaagacggacttcgcctcgcccgaccccagggctcggactcaacctcgacctcggaagacggactccgcctcgcccgaccccagggctcggactcaaccccgacctcggaagacggactccgcctcgcccgaccccacatctcggactcagcctcgacctcggaggagtcactgcctcgcccgaccccaggctcgggccgaccacgtcacaggggggccatcattaccctacccctagctagctcatgctacggggaacaagaccggcgtcccatctggctcgccctggtaaacaagtaatgatggcaccctgcgtgctccatgacgacagcggctctcaaccccttacggaagcaagg
This portion of the Zea mays cultivar B73 chromosome 2, Zm-B73-REFERENCE-NAM-5.0, whole genome shotgun sequence genome encodes:
- the LOC100278864 gene encoding uncharacterized protein LOC100278864, whose amino-acid sequence is MGLFRGSFTLLVGMGCGVYIAQNYNVPNVKKLFNTYVFLAKHIEETYRKPKKKDDD